The Drosophila biarmipes strain raj3 chromosome 2L, RU_DBia_V1.1, whole genome shotgun sequence genome has a window encoding:
- the LOC127010746 gene encoding uncharacterized protein LOC127010746 — protein MARTKQTARKSTGGKAPRKQLATKAARKSAPATGGVKKPHRYRPGTVALREIRRYQKSTELLIRKLPFQRLVREIAQDFKTDLRFQSSAVMALQEASEAYLVGLFEDTNLCAIHAKRVTIMPKDIQLARRIRGVNSKMARTKQTARKSTGGKAPRKQLATKAARKSAPATGGVKKPHRYRPGTVALREIRRYQKSTELLIRKLPFQRLVREIAQDFKTDLRFQSSAVMALQEASEAYLVGLFEDTNLCAIHAKRVTIMPKDIQLARRIRGERA, from the exons atggcccgtaccaagcaaaccgctcgcaaatcgactggtggcaaggcgccacgcaagcaactggctactaaggccgctcgcaagagcgcccccgccaccggaggcgtgaagaagcctcatcggtaccgccctggaactgttgccctgcgtgagatccgtcgataccagaagagtaccgagctgctgatccgcaagctgcctttccagcgtctggtgcgtgaaatcgctcaggacttcaagactgacctgcgattccagagctcggcggtgatggctctgcaggaagctagcgaggcctatctagtaggcctctttgaagataccaacttgtgtgccattcatgccaagcgtgtcaccatcatgcccaaggacatccagttggcccgtcgcattcgcggc gtgaattcgaaaatggcccgtaccaagcaaaccgctcgcaaatcgactggtggcaaggcgccacgcaagcaactggctactaaggccgctcgcaagagcgcccccgccaccggaggcgtgaagaagcctcatcggtaccgccctggaactgttgccctgcgtgagatccgtcgataccagaagagtaccgagctgctgatccgcaagctgcctttccagcgtctggtgcgtgaaatcgctcaggacttcaagactgacctgcgattccagagctcggcggtgatggctctgcaggaagctagcgaggcctatctagtaggcctctttgaagataccaacttgtgtgccattcatgccaagcgtgtcaccatcatgcccaaggacatccagttggcccgtcgcattcgcggcgagcgtgcttag